AGTAGAAAAAGATCCATCCCTTTCAAACCCGCTTCGGCCTTCTACTATTGTAATAAGAACTAATGCGGCTGCATTCGTCATGGTTTTTGTGTTATACTCAAACCCCAATACGCAGTTCTGTGCAATCTCTTGAATGGTTTCTTTCCCCTCAACGATGATATATCGAACAATTTGCGTATTTTTCCAAGACGGTGCATAAGAAGCTGCCTCTACAATTTCCTCCATTAATTCATGGGGAATTTTCTTATCTTCATATTTTCTTATGCTTCGTCTTCCTTTGATACAGGATATTGTGTCCATGAAATTTACCTCCAACAATTCTGATATATCTATTCTACATGCTTTCTCCTTCTTTGTTAAGCTATTTTATTTAAGATCTGCCGGATAGGTCAGTACTTTTTCTACAAAGACCTGAACGATCTGCGGATCGAACTGCGTTCCGGAATTCTTTATCAGTTCATGAACAGAGGCCTCTACCGTCATAGCTTCCTTATAAGGTCTTTTTGCCGTCATAGCTTCAAAGGAATCCGCTATGGCAATAATGCGTGAAAGCAGTGGGATTTCCTCCCCTTTCAGTCCGCGCGGATATCCGTTTCCATCCCAGCGTTCATGATGATAAAGCACATTCTCTGCCAGAGAAGAATATGCGTTCACCGATCTTAAAATCTGATACCCGCATTCCGGGTGCCTCTTCATCTCCTGATATTCCGATTCCGTCAGCTTTCCGGGCTTGTTTAAAATCTCTTCGGAAATAATAATTTTGCCGATGTCGTGCATCAAACCGGCTGTTTCCAATTCTTTGACAGTCTCCCCGTCAAGGTTCATCTTCTGTCCGATTTCCTTGCTGATTTCGCTCACTTTTTCAGAATGAATCCTTTCCCTTTCGTTTTTTTCATTCAGCGTATTAACGATGGCCTGTATGGTCTTATGGCGCATGCTCTGGCTTTCTGTAATCTTCTTCATATACATCTGTTCTTCTGCTTTGATGATGACCTCGTCAAGCGACATGTCTGCGTTTGATTTCACAGCACAGCCGATGGAAACAGAAATAATGATGTCCCCCAGTTTTTCCTGCTCTATCGTCTTGTAAATCTGCTTGACGCGTTCCTCGGTTTCCTCCTGTTCCGTATGCGGAAGTAAAATAATAAATTCATCTCCGCCGATTCGTGCAACCACGTCCTCTCCCCGGCATCCTTCTTTCAGTACTCTTGCAACTCTTTTTAAAAGCTTATCTCCCATGGTATGCCCAAAGGCATCGTTGGTCAGCTTTAATCCGTTCACGTCAATCATAGCAATGGAAAAAGGTATATTGGAGTCCTTATCCAGACGCTGCAATTCTTCTTCAAAGAATCTTCTGTTGTATAATCCGGTCAACTGGTCGTGATAACTCAAATATAATATCTGTTCCTGTTTTTGCTTTTTTTCCGTAAAGTCCCTGAATACAATGACTGCCCCGATAAGATTGCCGTGTTCATCCTTTACGGGTGCTGCGCTGTCTTCGATAGCAAGCCGATGCCCCGTTTTCTGAATGAGGAGCGTATATTCCTCCAGTTCAACCGCCCTTCCGAGCCGGAGCACCTGAGCAGCAGGACAGTCACATTCTTTTCCGGACAGCTCATGAACCAAAGGAAATACTTTTTGAAAGATTTCTCCCCGTGCTTCTTCTACGCTCCAGCCGGTAAGCTCTTCTGCTGCCCTATTCATGAGCGAGATCCGGCCGTATTTGTCCGTGGAAATGACGCCATCTCCCAAGGATTGCAGGGTGGTCTTGAAAAGAGACCGTTCCCTGCTTATTTTTTCTTTTGCCTCAGAAAGCTCCCTGTTTTTC
This region of Aminipila luticellarii genomic DNA includes:
- a CDS encoding nitroreductase family protein; translated protein: MDTISCIKGRRSIRKYEDKKIPHELMEEIVEAASYAPSWKNTQIVRYIIVEGKETIQEIAQNCVLGFEYNTKTMTNAAALVLITIVEGRSGFERDGSFSTSKGDRWEMFDAGIASQTFCLAAHDKGVGSVILGIFDDKKTGEAVSLPEGQKVAAIIAVGYPEIVPEAPKRKTPAELISYR
- a CDS encoding HD domain-containing phosphohydrolase; this translates as MSWMKKSIIRIIGVTISLFIFLLFFVYLNFLDVQLRNYFEQQAKEELVKDSQNISAQIEIFLQKYVVIADQAKNNPDFIRFAREVKTRETKRKNPLYDQVTKELEDISDMDKNIDLSYIALPDTKGLISSAYGYDAPADVILSEREWYIKTMGEKKTTVTAPYQDLFSGKLALTVAVPLQDNGNILGAFSLDILIEDIHEMMRDYRIGEKGYAVLIYDTGQIIDHPDMDTTNLSEKVFVQDWLGGLSHKILSGKNGIASYTDQGEKQFIAYLPIPNTHMTVLTIIPESEVFSRLNRFLNTNLCIVIGLIVIMIFLLLFFKHYISTPVVRICREIENFSNHNKIISLPPEYLFREDEIGILSNGLTFMLKKITDNFYEIEQKNRELSEAKEKISRERSLFKTTLQSLGDGVISTDKYGRISLMNRAAEELTGWSVEEARGEIFQKVFPLVHELSGKECDCPAAQVLRLGRAVELEEYTLLIQKTGHRLAIEDSAAPVKDEHGNLIGAVIVFRDFTEKKQKQEQILYLSYHDQLTGLYNRRFFEEELQRLDKDSNIPFSIAMIDVNGLKLTNDAFGHTMGDKLLKRVARVLKEGCRGEDVVARIGGDEFIILLPHTEQEETEERVKQIYKTIEQEKLGDIIISVSIGCAVKSNADMSLDEVIIKAEEQMYMKKITESQSMRHKTIQAIVNTLNEKNERERIHSEKVSEISKEIGQKMNLDGETVKELETAGLMHDIGKIIISEEILNKPGKLTESEYQEMKRHPECGYQILRSVNAYSSLAENVLYHHERWDGNGYPRGLKGEEIPLLSRIIAIADSFEAMTAKRPYKEAMTVEASVHELIKNSGTQFDPQIVQVFVEKVLTYPADLK